A single region of the Streptomyces sp. NBC_01803 genome encodes:
- a CDS encoding cation:proton antiporter, translating into MMFAAAAVPPIAHHELLVLLTQVGVLLLLAMLLGRVAERLGMPAIVGELSAGVLLGPSLMSNIFPDLGGWLFPQDPAQMHLLDALGQLGVILLVGFTGMHLDLKLVRRQGSRAATVSAAGLILPLGLGVWLGFLLPGSLREDGADQAVFACFVGVAMCVSAIPVIARTLMDLKLIHRNIGQMILVAGTIDDAVGWVLVSLVAAMATASGLSGGDVATALGHLAIVLLVMVTVGRVVVRMVMQAAIRSGVRGLPIVTAVVLTILSAAGTHALELEAVFGAFLCGILIGSAKDVDVRPLEPLNTTVVTVLAPIFFATAGLRMDLTALGDPEIALWALAVVTVAVVGKFLGAFVGGMFSKMTKWESLALGAGMNARGVIEVIIAMIGVRLGLLSVEMYSIIVLVAVLTSVMAPPLLRLAMSRVEHTAEEDLRERRVLDLMGAPADKDTTT; encoded by the coding sequence ATGATGTTCGCTGCCGCCGCGGTCCCCCCGATCGCGCACCATGAGCTGCTGGTTCTGCTCACCCAGGTCGGCGTGCTCCTCCTCCTCGCCATGTTGCTCGGCCGGGTGGCCGAGAGACTCGGCATGCCCGCCATCGTCGGCGAGCTGTCCGCCGGCGTTCTGCTCGGGCCCTCGCTGATGTCCAACATCTTCCCCGACCTGGGAGGATGGCTCTTCCCGCAGGACCCCGCCCAGATGCACCTGCTCGACGCTCTCGGGCAGCTCGGTGTCATCCTGCTCGTCGGCTTCACCGGTATGCACCTGGACCTCAAACTCGTCCGCAGGCAGGGCTCCCGGGCCGCCACGGTCAGCGCGGCGGGCCTGATCCTGCCGCTGGGCCTCGGGGTCTGGCTCGGCTTCCTGCTGCCCGGCTCGCTCCGTGAGGACGGCGCCGACCAGGCTGTGTTCGCGTGCTTCGTCGGCGTCGCCATGTGCGTCAGCGCCATCCCGGTCATCGCCAGGACGCTGATGGACCTGAAGCTGATCCACCGCAACATCGGCCAGATGATCCTCGTCGCCGGCACCATCGACGACGCCGTGGGCTGGGTGCTGGTCTCGCTGGTGGCCGCCATGGCGACCGCCTCCGGCCTCAGCGGCGGAGACGTGGCCACCGCGCTGGGTCACCTCGCGATCGTGCTGCTGGTGATGGTCACCGTCGGCCGGGTCGTCGTCCGCATGGTCATGCAGGCCGCGATCCGCTCCGGCGTGCGCGGGCTGCCCATCGTCACCGCGGTGGTGCTGACCATACTGTCCGCGGCCGGCACCCACGCGCTGGAACTGGAGGCCGTCTTCGGCGCCTTCCTGTGCGGCATCCTCATCGGCTCCGCCAAGGACGTCGACGTCCGGCCCCTGGAGCCCCTCAACACCACCGTGGTCACGGTGCTCGCCCCGATCTTCTTCGCCACCGCCGGTCTGCGCATGGACCTCACGGCGCTCGGCGACCCGGAGATCGCCCTGTGGGCCCTGGCGGTGGTCACCGTCGCGGTCGTCGGGAAGTTCCTCGGAGCCTTCGTCGGCGGCATGTTCAGCAAGATGACCAAGTGGGAATCGCTCGCCCTCGGCGCAGGCATGAACGCCCGGGGCGTGATCGAAGTCATCATCGCCATGATCGGCGTTCGCCTCGGACTTCTCAGCGTCGAGATGTACAGCATCATCGTGCTCGTCGCCGTGCTCACCTCCGTCATGGCCCCGCCACTGCTGCGGCTGGCCATGTCCCGGGTGGAGCACACGGCGGAGGAGGACCTCCGCGAGCGCAGGGTGCTGGACCTCATGGGCGCGCCCGCCGACAAGGACACCACCACGTAA
- the sigJ gene encoding RNA polymerase sigma factor SigJ: MSDTPSGDPAGIGTGPEDSSVDAATSVFVGHRELLFSIVYNMLGSVADTEDVLQETWLSWARKSGQATAPEIDNPRAYLIRIAVNHALARQATISRRRETYVGPWLPEPLVTDASDGDNAAEAALRTESVSMALLVVLETLTPLERAVFVLHEVFGYAHTEIAEILGRTPSAVRQLAHRAREHVQARRPRYQADPDLQRRITERFVEAALGGDIASLMQMLAPEVTFWTDGGGKTRSAGLRPVKGREKVARLMAGYASRPPKNFDVRYMHVNGDQSAVVFSGDSPYAVVVMDLTPEGDQVREVYAVTNPDKLAHVRLAEEPVTDEDDRDPADAR; this comes from the coding sequence ATGTCCGACACCCCGTCGGGAGACCCGGCAGGCATCGGGACCGGTCCGGAGGACTCGTCCGTCGACGCCGCGACGAGCGTCTTCGTCGGCCACCGTGAACTGCTGTTCTCCATCGTCTACAACATGCTGGGCAGCGTCGCGGACACCGAGGACGTGCTCCAGGAAACCTGGCTGTCCTGGGCCCGCAAGTCCGGTCAGGCCACGGCGCCGGAGATCGACAACCCCCGCGCTTACCTGATCCGCATCGCCGTCAACCACGCGCTCGCGCGCCAGGCGACGATCAGCCGCCGTCGCGAGACCTACGTCGGTCCGTGGCTGCCCGAGCCGCTGGTGACCGACGCCTCGGACGGCGACAACGCCGCCGAGGCGGCCCTGCGCACCGAGTCGGTGTCGATGGCGCTGCTGGTCGTGCTGGAGACGCTGACTCCGCTGGAACGCGCGGTGTTCGTGCTGCACGAGGTCTTCGGTTACGCCCACACGGAGATCGCCGAGATCCTGGGCCGCACGCCGTCGGCCGTGCGCCAGCTCGCGCACCGGGCGCGGGAGCACGTGCAGGCCCGGCGGCCCCGGTACCAGGCCGACCCGGACCTCCAGCGGCGGATCACCGAACGCTTCGTCGAGGCCGCGCTGGGCGGCGACATCGCGTCCCTGATGCAGATGCTGGCGCCCGAGGTCACGTTCTGGACCGACGGCGGCGGCAAGACCCGCTCGGCCGGGCTGCGGCCGGTCAAGGGCCGCGAGAAGGTGGCCCGCCTGATGGCGGGTTACGCCTCCCGACCGCCGAAGAACTTCGACGTGCGCTACATGCACGTCAACGGCGACCAGTCGGCCGTGGTGTTCTCCGGCGACTCGCCCTACGCGGTGGTGGTGATGGATCTGACCCCCGAGGGGGACCAGGTCCGCGAGGTGTACGCCGTCACCAACCCCGACAAGCTGGCCCACGTCCGGCTCGCCGAGGAGCCGGTGACGGACGAGGACGACCGGGACCCGGCCGACGCCCGGTAG
- a CDS encoding hemerythrin domain-containing protein gives MADAQQDKINFDVMFATHDAFRRDLERLEAAAVAGKTDTPEVRAGWENFKHQLHIHHTVEDERLWPTVQSKVGDKPEPNELLREMEAEHGQLDPVLTAVDEALAAKSPDLIEKIKELGAVLGFHMKHEEESALPLIQETCTNADWTNFAKGMAQAQGIKGAAVYIPWILDSISAADRQKFLVNMPPPARALNKLFWESRYHKKQLWKF, from the coding sequence ATGGCTGACGCGCAGCAGGACAAGATCAACTTCGACGTCATGTTCGCGACGCACGACGCCTTCCGTCGCGACCTGGAGCGCCTGGAGGCCGCCGCCGTCGCCGGCAAGACCGACACGCCTGAAGTCCGCGCCGGCTGGGAGAACTTCAAGCACCAGCTCCACATCCACCACACCGTCGAGGACGAGCGGCTGTGGCCCACGGTCCAGAGCAAGGTGGGTGACAAGCCCGAACCGAACGAACTCCTGCGGGAGATGGAGGCCGAGCACGGCCAGCTCGACCCCGTCCTCACCGCGGTCGACGAGGCGCTGGCGGCCAAGTCGCCCGACCTCATCGAGAAGATCAAGGAGCTCGGCGCCGTCCTCGGCTTCCACATGAAGCACGAGGAAGAGAGCGCGCTGCCGCTCATCCAGGAGACGTGCACCAACGCCGACTGGACGAACTTCGCCAAGGGCATGGCCCAGGCCCAGGGGATCAAGGGCGCCGCCGTCTACATTCCCTGGATCCTCGACAGCATCTCGGCGGCCGACCGCCAGAAGTTCCTGGTCAACATGCCCCCGCCCGCCCGCGCCCTCAACAAGCTCTTCTGGGAATCCCGCTACCACAAGAAGCAGCTCTGGAAGTTCTGA
- a CDS encoding alpha/beta hydrolase, producing the protein MTTPTLDASPGVRRITLDAAGVTLSGLLIEPEGPPRAAVVALHGGGMSAGYFDGQAHPSTSLLALGASLGYTVLAVDRPGYGDSAAQLPEGATLAEQSAALHAGLEDFMARYDTGAGLFVLAHSYGGKLALTAAADDADDRWLGIDISGCGHRYAATAEQLPNDRRHGHWTLNWGKLSLYPPNTFRFSTSMVKPMPPRERQEVARWHEIFPGVAARVRVPVRLTFAEHETWWHHDEETVADLTSRLAAPRVLVDRQPDTGHNISLGWSARAYHLRALAFLEECVAQRASTAPAPARV; encoded by the coding sequence ATGACCACGCCCACCCTCGACGCCTCGCCCGGAGTACGGCGCATCACCCTCGACGCCGCGGGTGTCACCCTCTCCGGCCTGCTCATCGAGCCCGAAGGCCCCCCGCGCGCCGCGGTCGTCGCGCTGCACGGCGGCGGTATGAGCGCCGGTTACTTCGACGGCCAGGCCCACCCCAGCACCTCCCTGCTGGCTCTCGGCGCGAGCCTCGGCTACACCGTGCTGGCCGTCGACCGCCCCGGCTACGGCGACTCGGCCGCCCAGCTCCCCGAGGGCGCCACCCTCGCCGAGCAATCCGCCGCCCTGCACGCCGGCCTGGAGGACTTCATGGCCCGGTACGACACCGGCGCCGGGCTGTTCGTCCTGGCCCACTCCTACGGCGGCAAACTCGCCCTGACCGCCGCCGCGGACGACGCCGACGACCGGTGGCTGGGCATCGACATCTCAGGCTGCGGCCACCGCTACGCCGCCACCGCCGAGCAACTCCCCAACGACCGGCGGCACGGGCACTGGACCCTCAACTGGGGGAAGCTGAGCCTGTATCCGCCCAACACCTTCCGCTTCAGCACCTCGATGGTGAAGCCCATGCCGCCCAGGGAACGGCAGGAAGTGGCCCGTTGGCACGAGATCTTCCCCGGCGTCGCCGCCCGCGTCCGCGTGCCCGTGCGGCTCACGTTCGCCGAGCACGAGACGTGGTGGCACCACGACGAGGAGACCGTCGCCGACCTCACCTCCCGGCTCGCCGCCCCCCGCGTGCTCGTCGACCGCCAGCCGGACACCGGCCACAACATCAGCCTCGGCTGGTCCGCCCGCGCCTACCACCTGCGGGCCCTGGCGTTCCTGGAGGAGTGCGTCGCCCAGCGCGCGTCGACGGCCCCCGCACCGGCCCGGGTGTGA
- a CDS encoding MFS transporter, with translation MKKILTTTFRSLSVRNFRLFAGGQVVSVAGTWMMVVSQDWLVLGMTDDSGTALGLVTALQFTPLLLLTLYGGKLADRYDKRLLLTVSNVISGVFALALGLLVVTDAVELWHVYLFALALGTVNAVEVPTRMAFVSEMVGADLLPNASALSAAYFNVARVVGPAVAGLLITAWGTGPVMLINAVSYLGTVVGLRMMRPAELLRDARQSARGGVLDGLRYMRSRPDLMLPISLVAVIGLFGLNFQLTVPLIAKTVFDADATSFGLLTTSLAAGSLIAAFAATGRRGRPSSRTVIGAALAFGVTETLTGWAPTYGAAVVLMALTGFTSIYFAQAANHRIQLGSDPQYRGRVLALYTLILQGSTPLGAIFVGWLSELLGARSGLYVGGLVSLTAALAATLIEARPRPRPPTTPTEEPRSPATRTPG, from the coding sequence ATGAAGAAGATCCTCACCACCACCTTCCGCTCCCTGTCCGTCCGCAACTTCCGGCTCTTCGCGGGCGGACAGGTCGTCTCCGTCGCGGGCACCTGGATGATGGTCGTCTCCCAGGACTGGCTCGTGCTCGGCATGACCGACGACTCGGGAACGGCACTGGGCCTGGTGACGGCGCTCCAGTTCACCCCGCTGCTCCTGCTGACGCTCTACGGCGGGAAGCTCGCGGACCGGTACGACAAGCGGCTGCTGCTCACCGTCTCCAACGTGATCTCCGGCGTCTTCGCCCTCGCCCTGGGCCTGCTGGTGGTCACGGACGCGGTCGAGCTGTGGCACGTCTATCTCTTCGCCCTCGCCCTCGGCACCGTCAACGCCGTCGAGGTGCCCACCCGGATGGCGTTCGTCAGCGAGATGGTCGGCGCCGACCTCCTGCCCAACGCCTCGGCCCTGAGCGCGGCCTACTTCAACGTCGCCCGTGTCGTCGGCCCGGCCGTCGCCGGTCTCCTCATCACCGCCTGGGGGACCGGCCCGGTGATGTTGATCAACGCCGTCAGCTACCTCGGCACCGTGGTCGGCCTGCGGATGATGCGCCCGGCCGAACTCCTGCGCGACGCCCGTCAGTCCGCCCGCGGCGGCGTGCTCGACGGCTTGCGCTACATGCGCAGCCGGCCCGACCTGATGCTGCCGATCTCGCTCGTCGCCGTGATCGGCCTGTTCGGCCTCAACTTCCAGCTGACCGTGCCGCTGATCGCCAAGACCGTCTTCGACGCCGACGCCACCTCCTTCGGCCTGCTCACCACCTCGCTGGCCGCCGGATCACTGATCGCCGCCTTCGCCGCCACCGGCCGCCGCGGCCGGCCGTCCAGCCGCACGGTCATCGGCGCGGCGCTGGCGTTCGGCGTCACCGAAACCCTCACCGGCTGGGCCCCCACCTACGGCGCCGCCGTGGTGCTGATGGCGCTCACCGGCTTCACCTCGATCTACTTCGCCCAGGCCGCCAACCACCGCATCCAGCTCGGCAGCGACCCCCAGTACCGGGGCCGGGTGCTGGCCCTTTACACCCTGATCCTCCAGGGCTCCACCCCCCTCGGCGCGATCTTCGTCGGCTGGCTCTCCGAACTCCTCGGCGCCCGCTCCGGCCTCTACGTCGGCGGCCTGGTCTCCCTGACCGCCGCCCTGGCCGCCACCCTGATCGAAGCCCGCCCCCGCCCCCGCCCCCCGACCACCCCAACCGAAGAACCTCGCAGCCCCGCTACCCGCACCCCCGGGTAG
- a CDS encoding tetratricopeptide repeat protein produces MDGHAEDDGRVYQASGDQHITEHHHYADGAFTVGGPDSVRRPTVGRSPVVLRDRAEVLERLREGVTSGLGEVFVLHGMGGCGKTTVACAVFQFAIEEGGRIGLWVNASERASLRAGMLAVAADRGAGDGELLAARNGLRPAADLVWEHLDRSAEPWLLVLDNADDPAILRDGSWLRTSPRGTVVVTTRRAAAHWWPGAELEHIGVLPREDAARVLCDLAPGSGTLEQAAEIADRLGRLPLALTLAGGFLSHQMIDPWTMDAYGRHLDEDERVELIDQGADALADEDPRHLVGRTWQLTLDAFETRGLPEAAALLRLLARLAPEPLPLSVLNRREIAGVLPRARAETALRALLDHSLTELVDAGVRCAQSHGVLLDSVAAATPPEQLPALNATAIRLLDAAVPAQPDAGPYDTRLRLLAPHLLALLRRLTDPTAIPGMLAVAARLSTALHRTGDYLSAWESARAATALAERSLGADHRLVLATRSRAGRALFRLGRYAEAETLLRRVRTAQERLFGADDPDTLDSCHGLQLVLGNLGRREEALSLARRTVSGRQTALGRSHPLTLRSRAGLLVLLSASELPAEDEGALLSLPEECVRQLGPDHTVTLGARHNHAWALYVLGRFDTADAEIRLVTKAYQRRFGPDYPITLAAQQLLARTQSALGHIDSGIALMADVVTRRERALGADHPFTTASRDLLTELGSGRWRPPQPPG; encoded by the coding sequence ATGGACGGGCACGCTGAGGACGATGGCCGCGTCTACCAGGCATCGGGCGACCAGCACATCACCGAGCACCACCACTATGCGGACGGCGCCTTCACCGTGGGCGGCCCCGATTCCGTTCGCCGCCCCACGGTCGGCCGCTCGCCGGTCGTCCTGCGGGACCGAGCCGAGGTGCTGGAGCGCTTGCGGGAAGGCGTCACGTCCGGCCTCGGCGAAGTCTTTGTGCTTCATGGCATGGGGGGTTGCGGCAAGACAACCGTCGCATGCGCCGTCTTCCAGTTCGCCATCGAGGAGGGCGGCCGGATCGGTCTGTGGGTCAATGCCTCGGAGCGCGCGAGCCTGCGGGCCGGCATGCTGGCCGTCGCGGCCGACCGAGGCGCCGGCGACGGAGAACTGCTCGCCGCCCGCAATGGGTTGCGCCCCGCCGCCGATCTCGTGTGGGAGCATCTCGACCGGTCTGCGGAGCCCTGGCTGCTCGTCCTCGACAACGCGGACGATCCCGCGATCCTCCGCGACGGAAGCTGGCTGCGCACCAGTCCGCGTGGCACTGTCGTGGTCACCACCCGCCGGGCAGCGGCTCACTGGTGGCCAGGGGCGGAGTTGGAGCACATCGGCGTGCTGCCGCGCGAGGACGCGGCCCGGGTGCTGTGCGACCTGGCTCCGGGAAGCGGCACGCTGGAACAGGCGGCCGAGATCGCCGACCGGCTCGGACGGCTGCCGCTGGCGCTCACCCTCGCGGGCGGTTTCCTCTCTCACCAGATGATTGATCCTTGGACCATGGACGCCTATGGGCGCCATCTGGACGAAGACGAACGTGTCGAGCTGATCGACCAGGGAGCAGACGCATTGGCAGACGAGGATCCCCGGCACCTGGTGGGCCGCACCTGGCAGTTGACGCTGGACGCCTTCGAAACCCGGGGCTTGCCCGAGGCGGCGGCGCTGCTGCGACTGCTGGCTCGACTGGCGCCAGAACCTCTGCCCCTCTCGGTGCTGAACCGCCGGGAGATCGCGGGCGTGCTGCCGCGCGCCCGCGCCGAGACAGCGTTGAGAGCGCTGCTGGATCATTCGCTGACCGAGTTGGTCGATGCCGGGGTGCGCTGCGCGCAGAGCCACGGTGTCCTGCTGGACAGCGTCGCCGCCGCCACGCCGCCCGAGCAACTCCCCGCTCTCAACGCGACAGCCATCCGGTTGCTCGATGCCGCCGTCCCCGCCCAACCGGACGCGGGCCCCTACGACACCCGGCTCCGGTTGCTCGCGCCGCACCTGCTGGCCCTGTTGCGGCGTCTGACGGACCCGACGGCCATCCCCGGCATGCTGGCGGTCGCCGCGCGCCTGTCCACCGCACTGCACCGCACCGGCGACTATCTGTCCGCCTGGGAGAGCGCCCGAGCCGCGACGGCTCTCGCGGAACGGTCTCTCGGCGCGGATCACCGGCTGGTCCTGGCCACACGTTCGAGGGCCGGTCGTGCACTGTTCAGGCTGGGAAGATACGCAGAGGCCGAAACGCTGCTCCGCCGCGTCCGCACCGCCCAGGAGCGCCTGTTCGGGGCCGACGACCCGGACACTCTCGACAGTTGCCATGGCCTTCAGCTCGTGCTGGGCAATCTCGGCAGGCGCGAGGAAGCCCTTTCACTGGCACGGCGGACCGTGTCGGGCCGACAGACGGCGCTGGGGCGTTCTCACCCGCTGACCCTCCGCTCACGGGCCGGCCTGCTGGTGCTGCTCTCCGCATCCGAGCTTCCCGCCGAGGACGAGGGCGCGCTGCTGTCCTTGCCCGAGGAGTGCGTCCGCCAACTCGGGCCCGACCACACCGTCACGCTGGGGGCCAGACACAACCATGCCTGGGCGCTGTACGTGCTGGGGCGCTTTGACACGGCCGACGCCGAGATCCGGCTGGTCACCAAGGCGTACCAGCGTCGCTTCGGCCCGGACTACCCGATCACGCTCGCGGCACAGCAGTTGCTGGCCCGGACCCAGTCGGCGCTCGGTCACATCGACTCGGGGATCGCGCTGATGGCCGATGTCGTGACCAGACGCGAACGCGCCCTGGGCGCCGACCACCCCTTCACAACCGCGAGCCGGGACCTGTTGACTGAGCTCGGATCGGGACGATGGCGCCCGCCTCAGCCCCCCGGCTGA